The Tripterygium wilfordii isolate XIE 37 chromosome 5, ASM1340144v1, whole genome shotgun sequence genome window below encodes:
- the LOC119998722 gene encoding G2/mitotic-specific cyclin S13-7-like, with the protein MATRPVVPQQARGEGVVGAGRQKKNAAVGDGRNRRALGDIGNLVTVRGNDIKPQGQITRPITRSFCAQLLANAQAAADAENNKKLVCVNIDQAPAAIVDGAAAGKRAAAGKPVPKKVAVKTKPKEVIEISPDTEEAKAKDKHEKQLQKKKEGGEEDKPKKKAPTLSSVLTARSKAACGLANKPKEQIVDIDAKDADNHLAAVEYVEDIYKFYKLAENESRPHNYMHSQPDVNEKMRSILVDWLMDVHHKFELQPETLYLAINIIDRFLSVKIVPRRELQLVGISAMLIASKYEEIWAPEVNDLVCIADRAYDHQQILVMEKTILGKLEWNLTVPTHYVFLARFIKAAIPDEELENMVYFLAELGMMHYDTIMFCPSMVAASAVYAARCALNKTPSWTETLKLHTGFSEPQLVGCAKLLAFFHSKAAESKLEVVYRKYSNPERGAVAILQPAKSLLMLSSGNQL; encoded by the exons ATGGCTACGAGACCGGTTGTTCCACAACAAGCGAGAG GTGAGGGAGTAGTAGGGGCCGGTAGACAGAAGAAGAATGCAGCGGTTGGTGATGGAAGAAACCGGCGTGCACTTGGTGATATCGGTAATCTTGTAACTGTTCGAGGAAATGACATCAAGCCTCAAGGCCAGATTACTCGTCCCATAACAAG GAGTTTCTGTGCACAACTACTAGCAAATGCTCAAGCCGCAGCAGATGCGGAAAACAACAAA AAACTAGTTTGCGTGAATATCGATCAAGCACCTGCTGCTATTGTTGATGGAGCTGCTGCAGGGAAAAGGGCTGCTGCAGGAAAACCAGTGCCAAAGAAAGTAGCAGTGAAGACGAAACCAAAAGAAGTCATTGAGATAAGCCCTGACACAGAAGAAGCTAAGGCAAAGGATAAGCACGAGAAGCAattgcagaagaagaaagagggaggagaagaagacaagCCCAAGAAGAAAGCACCCACTCTTTCTTCAGTCCTTACCGCTCGGAGCAAG GCTGCTTGTGGTCTGGCTAACAAACCAAAGGAGCAGATTGTTGATATTGATGCGAAAGATGCCGATAATCACTTGGCTGCCGTTGAGTATGTTGAGGACATTTACAAGTTCTATAAACTAGCTGAG AATGAAAGCAGGCCTCACAACTATATGCACTCACAGCCTGACGTCAATGAGAAGATGAGGTCAATTCTGGTGGATTGGTTAATGGATGTCCATCACAAGTTTGAACTTCAACCCGAAACTCTTTATCTTGCCATCAACATAATCGACCGGTTCCTTTCAGTAAAGATTGTGCCAAGAAGGGAACTGCAGTTGGTTGGCATCAGTGCCATGCTTATTGCCTCCAAATATGAAGAAATCTGGGCCCCTGAG GTCAATGACTTGGTGTGTATTGCAGACAGAGCTTACGACCATCAACAGATATTGGTAATGGAGAAAACTATATTAGGCAAGCTTGAATGGAACCTGACAGTGCCAACGCATTATGTATTCCTTGCTCGTTTCATCAAAGCGGCTATCCCTGATGAGGAA CTGGAGAACATGGTGTATTTTCTTGCTGAGTTGGGTATGATGCATTATGACACTATAATGTTCTGCCCATCAATGGTTGCTGCATCTGCAGTTTACGCAGCTCGCTGCGCTCTGAATAAGACCCCATCTTGGACTGAGACTCTGAAGCTTCATACAGGATTCTCAGAACCACAGCTTGTGGGTTGTGCGAAACTGCTGGCATTCTTCCACTCAAAGGCTGCTGAAAGTAAGCTTGAAGTTGTTTA
- the LOC119998313 gene encoding stomatal closure-related actin-binding protein 2-like codes for MTKISPEFEENMPAEVILPVSADVSFACNHFPKYKLGPDNQILDEPKEDNKGPSLKEVVERETSQLSEQHKRLSVRDLASKFDKNLSAAAKLADEAKLREVASLEGHVLLKKLRDALESLRGRMAGRHKEDVEQAISMVEALAVKLTQKEGELIQEKFEVKKLANFLKQASEDAKKLVNQEKSFACAEIESARGVVQRFGEALEEEERICENSKNQAPVVQELIEEVQEGRRIKLMHQPNKMIDMEHELRALRTQIREKSIFSVKLQKELAISKREEENKSRLYMLDGSESLGSCLRLRPCSDRATLLSKCSFQWYRISSEGSQKEVIAGANKSAYAPEPIDVGRMLEVEIISNGQKVTVTTAGPIDPAAGLGSYVETLLRKSNSEFNVVISQVNGQDHPSRSVHVLNVGKMRIKLCRGWITKAREIYSMSMQLCGVRAESTAAAKQLFWQARKGLSYVLTFDSERERNAAIIVSRKYAQDFNVILAGPDD; via the exons ATGACGAAGATAAGTCctgaatttgaagaaaatatgcCGGCAGAAGTAATTCTTCCTGTCTCAGCTGATGTGAGCTTTGCCTGTAACCATTTCCCAAAATATAAATTAGGCCCCGATAATCAAATTTTGGATGAGCCTAAGGAGGACAACAAGGGTCCATCCTTAAAGGAGGTTGTTGAACGGGAAACTTCTCAGCTGTCAGAGCAGCATAAGCGCCTCTCAGTTCGTGATCTTGCCAGTAAATTTGACAAGAACCTGTCTGCGGCTGCTAAGTTAGCTGATGAG GCAAAGCTTAGAGAAGTTGCCTCTTTGGAAGGGCATGTTCTTTTAAAGAAGCTGAGAGATGCATTAGAATCTTTAAGAGGCCGTATGGCAGGACGACACAAGGAAGATGTGGAGCAAGCTATCTCTATG GTGGAAGCTCTAGCAGTTAAGCTTACTCAAAAAGAAGGAGAACTAATTCAAGAGAAGTTTGAAGTGAAAAAGCTAGCAAACTTTCTCAAACAG GCATCTGAAGACGCTAAAAAGTTGGTTAACCAAGAAAAATCCTTTGCTTGTGCTGAAATTGAAAGTGCTAGAGGAGTGGTGCAGAGGTTTGGGGAGGctttagaagaagaagaaaggatttGCGAAAATTCCAAAAACCAGGCTCCC GTTGTTCAGGAACTGATTGAGGAGGTTCAGGAGGGTAGAAGGATTAAATTGATGCATCAGCCAAATAAG ATGATAGATATGGAACATGAACTTCGTGCTTTAAGAACTCAGATTCGTGAGAAATCTATATTTTCTGTTAAGCTTCAGAAAGAG CTTGCAATAAGTAAGAGAGAAGAGGAAAACAAATCCAGGTTATATATGTTAGATGGTTCTGAATCACTAGGTTCTTGTCTACGACTACGGCCTTGCTCAGATAGAGCTACACTGCTTTCAAAGTGTTCATTTCAGTGGTATCGAATATCATCTGAAGGCAGCCAAAAGGAAGTTATTGCAG GTGCCAACAAATCAGCTTATGCTCCTGAACCCATTGATGTGGGACGAATGTTAGAAGTTGAGATAATCTCGAATGGCCAAAAAGTAACTGTGACAACTGCTGGCCCAATTGATCCTG CTGCAGGTTTGGGAAGCTACGTGGAGACACTATTGCGAAAGTCTAACTCTGAATTTAAT gTAGTTATATCCCAAGTGAATGGACAAGATCATCCTTCACGTTCCGTTCATGTACTTAATGTGGGGAAAATGAGGATAAAGCTCTGTAGAGGGTGGatcacaaaagctagagaaatTTATTCTATGTCAATGCAG CTATGTGGAGTTAGAGCGGAAAGCACTGCTGCAGCCAAGCAACTGTTTTGGCAAGCGAGGAAAGGGCTATCATATGTTTTAACATTTGATTCAGAGCGAGAAAGGAATGCAGCTATAATTGTTTCAAGGAAATATGCTCAAGATTTCAAT GTGATTCTTGCTGGACCAGATGATTGA